The DNA region ATCTATGCATATGGTATTATAATGATATCCGTGCATATTTTTAAGGTATTATCAAGCTATGACTTTGTTTTGGACAAAAATATCCCAAGTGCAtcttattaaaaacacaaaagggagCTGGTGTCTCCTTTAACAAGACCTCACACAACACATATGCCACATCAGTTGTTcagtatgtattttttttttctgtgagatTAGCAATTGGCACACCAACACAAACGCTGCCAACACTTTAAATGGATCTGTCCAACTGATGGAAAGCCAACGTTGGCTGTATGCCCCTGGGAATGAGCGATAACACATTTTGTTGCAGATAACTGGAGTGTGGCCCTGGTCTACAGTCTGGACTGGGCAGTCAAGCGGGGCGGGTAAAAGGgctgtgggggggtgggggggaacTTGATGCCAGCTATTTGTGCTGGCACACATGGTATTTTGTGTCATGTATGCTCGATTTGAATATGTTctgttaactttttttttttttttttcttttttcagctgtggatttcTTCAACCAGATCAACATGCTGTATGGCACCATCACAGATTTTTGCACAGAGGAAAGCTGCCCAGTCATGTCTGCTGGTCCTAAGTAAGTGTTTCATTGTAGGTGTGGAAGGTCGTACTTTGTTTCACTCACCCTGCTCTCTCGTGGCACAGCAGGCTGTGGTTTGGGGTGTTGTAAGCGGGACTAAATAATTTATAGCGATTTGCATGAAATGTGACAATTAAAATTTAATCAAATTCAGAATGCAGCACACTTGTTGTGCTTATGCAAAGCACCTTCCGTAGACCACTTAGTCAGCAGTCTGGGCTCCTGCCACTAGGCTCAGTGGATGTTTTAAATGCTAGTATCTCATAGGAAAGAAGTTTAAGATCAGCCTCTGTGAGGTCCATATGAGAGTGGTGTCCTTTGGTGACTTGCAGCAGCCTTTCCTAAACAGGACTGTGAAAATTAAGTCACAAATACCATTTTTTCGCACATAAAATGGCATCAGTGTTGAATGAATGTGGACCTAGATGAGCAATGCCTGACAAAGAGTTGGATCAAAACGCTGTACTGTTAAATTACATTTGCTTGCAGCTCTCAGTACTGTGTCATCTGTATCTCCTGTAGGTATGAGTACCATTGGGCTGATGGAACCAACATCAAGAAGCCCATCAAATGCTCCGCTCCTAAGTATATTGATTACCTCATGACCTGGGTGCAAGACCAGCTTGATGACGAGACACTCTTCCCTTCAAAGATCGGTATGCTTTGTATCTGTCCTCCCTATCCTGTCAAGCGATTTTCTTTGTGTGGGTCTGATGTGTTATTCTCTGGTTCCTATTATTGCTCAGCTCAAAAGACCAACGTACACCCGCCCAGTGCCCAGGTGTCAGCTGATCCTTTTGCCCAACATCTGTCTAATGTTAAAACGGCACTGCAACCCACAAGAGGGTTATCACTAGCAAAAACAAAGTACACACATCAAAGTTAAAGCTGTGTTATGTGGAAAAATTTAAAACGACGGCATGGGAAGATGTTGTTGAAGTCCGTGATGAAGATCTTCTGAATTGTTAGCAGCAAAGTGTGTGCAAATATTGTCTTCTGTCTTATTTACATATCCTGTAACAGCATATTTCATAAACACATTCCGTATTTTCTCTGGTTTACAACGAAGAGGGTCATTGAAAAGAGTttcacatttctacatttgcagttttacaaacacactaacagtTCTCAGCCTACCAACTAGCAGAGGCTTGTGCTGTCCAGGGTGGAGCCTTATTAGAGCTGGATGGCTGCCAGCACAAATAATGTCTCATCTATCCCTCAGTGCATCTCAGTAGAAGGAGCCAGTGACTAAAGGTGCTCCCCTGGAGCGACAGAATTTGCTTAATTTTCCACGATCAATAGATCTGTAACTGACATCCATTTTGTACCAGGATGAAAAACTCCAGAGTGCGGGTAAAAGAGCCATGTGCATGTCCAGCCCTAGGTGCTAGCTTTAATCAAGAACTCCTTGTCCTGTCTGTCAACCACATCTTTTGAATAATAGATGTTGAGTTGTACTGTAGATACTGTAGCTATCTGTACACAGAAGCAGCTCTCCAGGCTTCTATGCTCCCCAGCTGTTCACTGAATCATAACACATCTGAGGTGTTGAGGGCAGTGCTGTAACTACATCAGACTTTCCTAACTGCAGATGAACACTCGACTCATTGTTAGCATGAGGTAGTTCCGTCACGATTGTTTGCACTTCCCTTAAATCGTGCTGTGGCCTGCCTGTGAAGACATTTGCAATCCAGAGAGCACACCATAGCTGCATCTGCCTCTATTGCTCTGACTTTCGGGGCTTACTTGGGTAAACAGTTGcaacagagagataaagagggaaaaaagccATTCACAGCTTGATGGATTGGCTGAGTGAgctttttatctgtctgttaatCCTCCCAATTCACCCCTTGCATCTAAGCTATGTCTGAAGAAACCAAGCACAGTTtgaaaaatatcaacaaaaatTGGGCATTTCAAAGCTATCTTGAGGATCCCTTTATCTGAAGAAGCTGAACTGACTTTAGGATCTGTATATTTGGTTGTGCATTTGATGACAACCTGAATACCAGCTTTTCTTTCTTGCCTTCTCCTCTCCAAGGTGTCCCCTTTAAGCGGAACTTTATGTCCGTGGCAAAGACCATCCTGAAGCGCCTTTTCAGGGTCTACGCTCACATCTACCACCAGCACTTTGACTCTGTCATGCAGCTGCAAGAGGAGGCCCACCTCAACACATCGTTCAAACACTTCATCTTTTTTGTTCAGGTTCAGTATCTCTgacttttatgtatttttcacTTGAGTCATACTGTATATTAGCAATAAGAGGGGAAAAACCAGCGATAGTGTGATAATGTTTGCTCTCTTTCCTTTGTCTTTTGCAGGAGTTCAACCTCATTGACAGGAAAGAGCTGGTCCCACTTCAGGAGCTGATTGAAAAACTGACAACCAAGGATAGATAAACAGCAATGTAATCCTTATTTTATTGGT from Pempheris klunzingeri isolate RE-2024b chromosome 19, fPemKlu1.hap1, whole genome shotgun sequence includes:
- the LOC139218969 gene encoding MOB kinase activator 1B, producing MSFLFGNRSSRTFKPKKNIPEGSHQYELLKHAEATLGSGNLRMAVMLPEGEDLNEWVAVNTVDFFNQINMLYGTITDFCTEESCPVMSAGPKYEYHWADGTNIKKPIKCSAPKYIDYLMTWVQDQLDDETLFPSKIGVPFKRNFMSVAKTILKRLFRVYAHIYHQHFDSVMQLQEEAHLNTSFKHFIFFVQEFNLIDRKELVPLQELIEKLTTKDR